ATATGGTTCTTGGGATGATGCTTGGTGCCTACACTGGTGTTCTTTTGAGTACGATGGGTTCGAGACCACTTTGGAACTCATCACTTCTCTGGGTTTTATTTCTTGTTTCCGGATTGTCAACAGCAGCAGCGTATGTTCATCTTATTGCAAAAAATAAAAATGAAAGCGAATTACTTGCTAAAGCTGATAACGGATTTCTTGTAGTTGAGTTATTTGTAATTGTAATGCTTTTCCTTGGTTTGATGTCGTCAGCAAGACCACACATTGAGGCTGCTCAATTGCTTCTCACAGGAACTTATGCACCAGCATTCTGGGTTTTTGTTATCGGATTAGGAATAATCATACCGCTTGGATTGCAACTCCTTGCAGTCAACCATAAAGTAAAACATACACCAATCGCACCGATAATGGTAATCATCGGTGGATTGATTTTAAGATTTATAATTGTTTCGGCTGGACAATACAGCCATTGGTTTAACGCACACTTTAAATAACGGAGAAAATATTTAATGACAACTTTAGTTAGAAAAATAACTCACATCTTCGAAAAGGAAGAAGAAAAGGTTGAGGTAAAATCACAGCCTTATTCAAATCCTTATGTAGTTGGTTTCGGACTCGGACTCGTTCTTCTCGCTGCTTATGTTATTATGGGCAGGGGACTGGGCGCATCCGGTGCTTTCTCAACTTTAATTTCGGTTGGAATAGAAACAGTCGCACCTGAGCATGCAAAAAATAATGCTTACTTCAGCGAATACATAGGTGATGGAACTACCAATCCTTTAAAAGATTGGCTTTTGTTCGAAGTGATTGGTGTATTAGCGGGTGGTTTTATTTCTGGTTCGCTTGCAGGAAGAGTTAAAAAGAAAATAGAAAAAGGTCCCCGAATTTCTTCCTGGCAAAGATTAATGTTTGCTTTTATTGGCGGAGGATTGATGGGCTTTGGTGCAAAGCTTGCAAGAGGATGTACAAGTGGACAGGCGTTATCTGGCGGTGCAATGCTTAATCTTGGAAGTTGGGCATTTATGATGATGGTTTTTGCCGGTGGTTATGCCGGAGCTTACTTTTTAAGGAGGCAGTGGACATGAACTCACCATTTTTCAAATTCGGTTTTTTCAATTTTGATATGAGTCTCGTTGTTGCATTCATAATCGGCATCGGTTTTGGATTTGCACTCGAACGAGGCGGTTTCGGCAATGCAAGAATTCTTGCGGCACAATTTTACTTTTCCAATATGAGAGTTCTTAAAGTAATGTTTACTGCAATCGTTACTGCAATGCTGGGAATTTATTATCTCTCGGTAATTGGTTTTATGGATCTTTCTCTTGTTTACGTCGGCGAGACTTATATCCTTCCGCAAGTCGTGGGCGGATTAATTCTCGGATTCGGTTTCATTATCGGAGGATATTGTCCCGGAACTTCGGTTGTTTCTTTTGCAACCGGAAGACTTGATGGTTTTACTTTTCTTGCAGGAGTTGTTGCAGGAATTTTTGTTTTCGGTGAGATGTTTCCATTGCTTGAGAGTTTTTATTACTCAACAAATTTGGGAAAGCTAACTCTTCCCGAATTCTTTAATCTTCCATATGGATTAGTTGTATTCTTTGTTGTATTGATGGCTTTGGGTGCTTTTGCAGCCGCAGAATGGGCTGAGAAAAAATTTGCTGATAAAAATCCGGAGAACAGTTTATGAAAAAGTTTTTAAAAGATCTCACAATACCTAAAAAGCTTGCGCTTGTTGCAATCGTTCTTGGCTTGCTTGCAACAATTGCTGGAAGTCCTTATTCTGGTTCCACAATTAAAGTTAATGCAAAAGACCTTGCTTTATCAACTGTAAATAATTCTGATAAAATTGAAGTGCTTGAATTAGCAGATTGGATAATAAAAGGAAAATCAGACTACACTCTGGTTGACTTAAGAGAAGAAAAAGATTTTAATGAATATTTCATTCCGACTGCATACAATATTCCTATGGAAACATTGCCGGAAGCTGGTCTGTTAAGAAACCAGAAAATCATTCTTTATTGCTATGATGATCTCAGGGCAGCACAAGCGTGGTTCATCTTAAAATCAGATAACTACAGAGGTGTTTACATTCTTAACGGCGGTTTGGATAAATGGAAAAGCGAAGTTCTCTTTCCAAATCTTTCAGCCGATGCAGGCAAAGAGCAGATCGCAGAATTCGAAAAGATAAAAGAAATAAGCAAATTCTTTGGCGGTGTTCCTCAAACAGGTGCAGAAGAAACCGTTGATAAGAAAACGGACTTACCTACTCCTCAAATTACAACGCAGCCATCTATCACAAAGCCAAAGAAAAAGAAACGAGAAGGCTGCTGAAGCAACTGTCATTCTGAGCGAAGCGAAAGAATCTTAAAAGATTTTCTTCTCAAGGGCATCACCACGATGCCCTTTTTTATTTTTCGTTAAACTTTCTTGTTTCTTTTACCGGATGAATCTAAGTTTCAAGAGTAATTATTGATCAATTTTTATAAACCGTGTTGGTTTTGTAGCACTAATTTGAAACAAATTCATTTATTGTAAACCATTACTAGAGCTGGAAATGAATTGTGCTAATTGTGGAAAGATTATAGTCGAAGAAAATATTACGGAAGACGGTTATTCGTTTTGTAATTCTATCTGCAGATACACATGGCGAGAAAATGGCAAACCCAATCCCTATACTTCAATTGATGATAGTAATCTTCATAGTATCTTGACAGATTTCAATCTGAACTATCAGGTAGAACCACCAGGATTTGAAGATCGTGGGATGCACAT
This region of bacterium genomic DNA includes:
- a CDS encoding rhodanese-like domain-containing protein, with product MKKFLKDLTIPKKLALVAIVLGLLATIAGSPYSGSTIKVNAKDLALSTVNNSDKIEVLELADWIIKGKSDYTLVDLREEKDFNEYFIPTAYNIPMETLPEAGLLRNQKIILYCYDDLRAAQAWFILKSDNYRGVYILNGGLDKWKSEVLFPNLSADAGKEQIAEFEKIKEISKFFGGVPQTGAEETVDKKTDLPTPQITTQPSITKPKKKKREGC
- the nrfD gene encoding polysulfide reductase NrfD: MHEIFTTRNNPNIDPVMAMWGWEIPVYLFLGGMVAGMMIIAGYFLFSGRHKESNCSCYSIPLTSFVLLSLGMFALFLDLAHKPYVWRLYTTFQVTSPMSWGAWILILVYPALIANILIRPPSWITQKFPKLSDIAGKLQAHPFFIKNVGIFNMVLGMMLGAYTGVLLSTMGSRPLWNSSLLWVLFLVSGLSTAAAYVHLIAKNKNESELLAKADNGFLVVELFVIVMLFLGLMSSARPHIEAAQLLLTGTYAPAFWVFVIGLGIIIPLGLQLLAVNHKVKHTPIAPIMVIIGGLILRFIIVSAGQYSHWFNAHFK
- a CDS encoding YeeE/YedE family protein, whose translation is MTTLVRKITHIFEKEEEKVEVKSQPYSNPYVVGFGLGLVLLAAYVIMGRGLGASGAFSTLISVGIETVAPEHAKNNAYFSEYIGDGTTNPLKDWLLFEVIGVLAGGFISGSLAGRVKKKIEKGPRISSWQRLMFAFIGGGLMGFGAKLARGCTSGQALSGGAMLNLGSWAFMMMVFAGGYAGAYFLRRQWT
- a CDS encoding YeeE/YedE family protein, which gives rise to MNSPFFKFGFFNFDMSLVVAFIIGIGFGFALERGGFGNARILAAQFYFSNMRVLKVMFTAIVTAMLGIYYLSVIGFMDLSLVYVGETYILPQVVGGLILGFGFIIGGYCPGTSVVSFATGRLDGFTFLAGVVAGIFVFGEMFPLLESFYYSTNLGKLTLPEFFNLPYGLVVFFVVLMALGAFAAAEWAEKKFADKNPENSL